A window of the Caretta caretta isolate rCarCar2 chromosome 21, rCarCar1.hap1, whole genome shotgun sequence genome harbors these coding sequences:
- the UBE2T gene encoding ubiquitin-conjugating enzyme E2 T isoform X3: MVPAASRSGAAGSLPWPQCVQLPPQSHFSTMQRTSRLKRELHLLTTEPPPGIMFWQNKNRMDDLRAQILGGANTPYDKGVFNLEVVVPERYPFEPPKIRFLTPIYHPNIDSAGRICLDVLRLPPKGAWRPSLNISTLLTSIQLLMSEPNPDDPLMADISSEYKYNKEVFIRNAKQWTEKYASQQNRE; this comes from the exons atggtgccggctgcttcccggagtggcgcggcagggagcctgccctggcctcagtGCGTgcagctgccaccccagagccactttag CACGATGCAAAGGACTTCACGACTGAAGAGAGAGCTGCATCTGTTGACCACAGAGCCTCCCCCAGGCATTATGTTCTGGCAAAACAAAAACCGGATGGATGATCTACGAGCCC aaatttTGGGTGGTGCAAACACGCCATATGATAAAGGAGTTTTCAACTTGGAAGTAGTTGTTCCTGAAAG ATATCCATTTGAACCCCCGAAGATTCGCTTTCTGACACCCATCTACCATCCCAACATTGACTCTGCTGGAAGGATTTGCCTGGATGTTCTCCGATTACCACCCAAA GGTGCATGGAGGCCGTCCCTGAATATCTCCACATTGCTGACCTCCATACAGCTTCTGATGAGCGAGCCTAACCCCGATGACCCCCTTATGGCAGACATA TCCTCGGAGTATAAATACAACAAGGAAGTGTTCATCAGAAATGCCAAACAATGGACTGAGAAGTATGCAAGCCAGCAAAATAGG
- the UBE2T gene encoding ubiquitin-conjugating enzyme E2 T isoform X2: MQRTSRLKRELHLLTTEPPPGIMFWQNKNRMDDLRAQILGGANTPYDKGVFNLEVVVPERYPFEPPKIRFLTPIYHPNIDSAGRICLDVLRLPPKGAWRPSLNISTLLTSIQLLMSEPNPDDPLMADISSEYKYNKEVFIRNAKQWTEKYASQQNRASKTPDEEVTQCEASTPKESAISQKRKGNDMSRKGKKPCLDS, encoded by the exons ATGCAAAGGACTTCACGACTGAAGAGAGAGCTGCATCTGTTGACCACAGAGCCTCCCCCAGGCATTATGTTCTGGCAAAACAAAAACCGGATGGATGATCTACGAGCCC aaatttTGGGTGGTGCAAACACGCCATATGATAAAGGAGTTTTCAACTTGGAAGTAGTTGTTCCTGAAAG ATATCCATTTGAACCCCCGAAGATTCGCTTTCTGACACCCATCTACCATCCCAACATTGACTCTGCTGGAAGGATTTGCCTGGATGTTCTCCGATTACCACCCAAA GGTGCATGGAGGCCGTCCCTGAATATCTCCACATTGCTGACCTCCATACAGCTTCTGATGAGCGAGCCTAACCCCGATGACCCCCTTATGGCAGACATA TCCTCGGAGTATAAATACAACAAGGAAGTGTTCATCAGAAATGCCAAACAATGGACTGAGAAGTATGCAAGCCAGCAAAATAGG GCTTCCAAAACTCCAGATGAGGAAGTGACCCAATGTGAAGCTAGCACTCCCAAAGAATCTGCCATCTcccagaaaaggaaaggaaatgatatgagcaggaaggggaaaaaaccctgccTCGATTCATAG
- the UBE2T gene encoding ubiquitin-conjugating enzyme E2 T isoform X1 codes for MVPAASRSGAAGSLPWPQCVQLPPQSHFSTMQRTSRLKRELHLLTTEPPPGIMFWQNKNRMDDLRAQILGGANTPYDKGVFNLEVVVPERYPFEPPKIRFLTPIYHPNIDSAGRICLDVLRLPPKGAWRPSLNISTLLTSIQLLMSEPNPDDPLMADISSEYKYNKEVFIRNAKQWTEKYASQQNRASKTPDEEVTQCEASTPKESAISQKRKGNDMSRKGKKPCLDS; via the exons atggtgccggctgcttcccggagtggcgcggcagggagcctgccctggcctcagtGCGTgcagctgccaccccagagccactttag CACGATGCAAAGGACTTCACGACTGAAGAGAGAGCTGCATCTGTTGACCACAGAGCCTCCCCCAGGCATTATGTTCTGGCAAAACAAAAACCGGATGGATGATCTACGAGCCC aaatttTGGGTGGTGCAAACACGCCATATGATAAAGGAGTTTTCAACTTGGAAGTAGTTGTTCCTGAAAG ATATCCATTTGAACCCCCGAAGATTCGCTTTCTGACACCCATCTACCATCCCAACATTGACTCTGCTGGAAGGATTTGCCTGGATGTTCTCCGATTACCACCCAAA GGTGCATGGAGGCCGTCCCTGAATATCTCCACATTGCTGACCTCCATACAGCTTCTGATGAGCGAGCCTAACCCCGATGACCCCCTTATGGCAGACATA TCCTCGGAGTATAAATACAACAAGGAAGTGTTCATCAGAAATGCCAAACAATGGACTGAGAAGTATGCAAGCCAGCAAAATAGG GCTTCCAAAACTCCAGATGAGGAAGTGACCCAATGTGAAGCTAGCACTCCCAAAGAATCTGCCATCTcccagaaaaggaaaggaaatgatatgagcaggaaggggaaaaaaccctgccTCGATTCATAG